A genome region from Coffea arabica cultivar ET-39 chromosome 7e, Coffea Arabica ET-39 HiFi, whole genome shotgun sequence includes the following:
- the LOC113702314 gene encoding probable glutathione S-transferase parC: MAGDKVVVLGTYVSMFSMRVQVALAEKGIEYENKEEDLANKSPLLLEMNPVHKKIPVLIHNGKPVCDSLIIVQYIDEVWHDKNPLLPSDPYQRAQARFWADFVDKKVYDCGRRIWATKGEEKEAAKKEFIGIMKTLEGELGNKPYFGAEDFGYVDVALIPFYCWFHAYENFGNFKTETECPKLVEWAKRCMQRESVSKSLADPHKIYEFVVSLKKKLGIE, translated from the exons ATGGCCGGTGACAAGGTCGTTGTGTTGGGTACATATGTGAGCATGTTTAGCATGAGAGTCCAAGTTGCTCTGGCCGAAAAAGGCATCGAGtatgaaaacaaagaagaagacTTGGCTAACAAGAGCCCACTTCTTCTTGAGATGAACCCTGTTCACAAGAAAATCCCAGTTCTGATTCATAATGGAAAGCCTGTTTGCGACTCCCTTATCATTGTTCAGTACATAGATGAAGTGTGGCATGACAAGAATCCCTTGCTGCCATCTGATCCTTACCAGAGAGCTCAAGCAAGGTTCTGGGCTGACTTCGTTGacaaaaag GTTTATGATTGTGGAAGGAGGATCTGGGCCACAAAGGGAGAAGAAAAGGAGGCAGCCAAGAAGGAATTCATAGGGATTATGAAAACATTGGAAGGAGAACTTGGAAATAAGCCTTACTTTGGAGCGGAAGACTTTGGATATGTGGATGTGGCTTTGATTCCTTTCTACTGTTGGTTCCATGCCTATGAGAACTTTGGGAATTTCAAGACAGAAACGGAGTGTCCAAAGCTGGTGGAATGGGCCAAAAGATGCATGCAGAGGGAGAGCGTTTCCAAGTCCCTTGCTGATCCTCACAAGATTTACGAATTTGTTGTGTCCTTGAAGAAGAAGCTTGGGATCGAATAA
- the LOC113700870 gene encoding 2-methylene-furan-3-one reductase-like — MKAWVYGQYGKPEDVLKLKSEVDVPDVNDDQVLIKVVAASLNPIDFKHMHGYFKAIDSPPLTVAGYDVAAVVVRVGSKVKEVEVGDEVYGDIHEHALYPKGCGSLAEYTAVEEKVLALKPKNLSFAKAASLPVAVETAYGGLESAGLSAGKSLLVLGGAGGVGSFIIQLGKNVFGASEVAATCSAGKLELLKTVGADLAIDYKNNKYEDLPEKFDVVYDTVGESDRGIKALKEGVRVVTIAGDGSEVPPVFMFVVTSTGCVLNKLKPFTEEGKLKPVIHTKGPFPFSKTIEAFSETDPLSNISVHFSCPIQDYVVSIVNTIDMTHNIECIFRECLMRLGKHLRMRSLNLSEL; from the exons ATGAAGGCCTGGGTCTATGGCCAATATGGGAAGCCCGAAGATGTCCTTAAATTGAAATCCGAGGTTGATGTTCCTGACGTAAATGATGACCAGGTTTTGATCAAAGTAGTTGCTGCATCACTGAATCCAATCGACTTCAAACACATGCATGGTTATTTCAAGGCCATTGATTCTCCTCCCCTA ACTGTTGCTGGATATGATGTTGCGGCCGTGGTAGTTAGAGTTGGAAGCAAAGTGAAGGAAGTCGAGGTCGGGGATGAAGTATACGGAGACATTCACGAGCACGCTTTGTACCCAAAGGGATGTGGGTCACTGGCGGAGTACACTGCAGTGGAGGAGAAGGTACTAGCTTTGAAGCCAAAGAATTTGAGTTTTGCAAAGGCAGCAAGCCTTCCTGTTGCTGTTGAAACAGCGTATGGGGGCCTTGAAAGCGCTGGCCTTTCAGCTGGTAAATCACTTCTTGTTCTGGGTGGTGCTGGTGGAGTTGGATCTTTTATCATTCAG CTGGGAAAGAATGTGTTTGGTGCATCCGAAGTGGCAGCAACTTGTAGCGCTGGGAAACTGGAGTTACTTAAAACCGTAGGAGCTGATTTGGCAATCGACTACAAAAACAACAAGTATGAAGATTTGCCAGAGAAATTTGACGTGGTATATGATACCGTTG GTGAGAGTGATAGGGGTATCAAGGCTTTAAAAGAAGGCGTAAGGGTGGTGACAATCGCGGGGGACGGATCGGAGGTTCCTCCTGTTTTCATGTTTGTGGTCACTTCAACTGGCTGTGTCTTAAACAAACTCAAACCTTTCACAGAGGAGGGGAAACTGAAGCCGGTGATTCACACTAAAGGTCCGTTCCCATTCTCTAAAACCATTGAAGCATTTTCCGAGACGGATCCTCTGTCCAATATATCTGTCCATTTTTCTTGTCCAATACAAGACTACGTAGTTTCAATTGTTAATACTATTGATATGACACATAACATTGAATGCATATTTAGGGAGTGTTTG ATGAGATTAGGCAAGCATTTGAGGATGAGATCCTTAAATTTGTCAGAGTTGTAG
- the LOC113702351 gene encoding probable glutathione S-transferase, translated as MAGEEVILLSVYPSMFSMRVRIALAEKGVKYELKEEDLTNKSLLLLEMNPVHKKVPVLIHNGKPILESLIIVQYIDEVWHDKNPLEPSDPYERAQARFWADFIDKKVFDPARGIWATKGEEQEAAKKEFIEILKILEGELGEKPYFGGETFGLVDVALIPLYSWFYAFETCGNFKIESQCPKLVAWAKFCMQRESVSQSLSDPHSVYDTVLFLKKMFGIE; from the exons ATGGCTggtgaagaggtgattttgttGAGTGTCTATCCGAGCATGTTCAGTATGAGGGTCAGAATAGCACTAGCTGAGAAGGGTGTCAAGTATGAACTCAAGGAAGAGGACTTGACGAACAAGAGCCTGCTTCTTCTTGAGATGAATCCTGTTCACAAGAAAGTTCCAGTTTTGATTCATAATGGAAAGCCAATACTTGAGTCCCTTATAATTGTCCAGTACATAGATGAGGTATGGCATGACAAGAATCCATTGGAACCATCTGATCCTTATGAGAGGGCTCAAGCAAGGTTCTGGGCTGACTTTATTGACAAGAAG GTTTTTGATCCAGCAAGAGGGATCTGGGCAACAAAGGGTGAAGAGCAGGAGGCAGCCAAGAAGGAATTCATAGAGATTCTGAAAATATTGGAAGGAGAACTTGGGGAAAAACCTTATTTTGGAGGTGAAACTTTTGGGCTCGTGGATGTGGCTCTTATTCCTCTATACAGTTGGTTTTATGCCTTTGAGACCTGTGGAAACTTCAAGATTGAGAGCCAATGTCCAAAGCTTGTGGCTTGGGCCAAATTTTGTATGCAGAGGGAGAGTGTGTCCCAGTCCCTTTCTGATCCTCACAGTGTTTATGATACTGTCCTTTTTCTGAAGAAGATGTTTGGGATCGAATAG